A single region of the Bacteroides luhongzhouii genome encodes:
- a CDS encoding fimbria major subunit, protein MKVRNLLLAGLAMTAMAACNNNDEFIDNSTQTAGDNASIRISFLASEENKSRSVAEDGTNPGNNDESEIKTATIVLDYNGTKRIVKENMTLNGSPDENNVRLASTDAFVVSAGTATIYAFINPTEALNAALSNGTDYNNLTVGKQAWENLKYLSTTIASSGNFLMSCDKGETVEIKAGKEDNTAELVVSRVSAKLDEQTDANHAFELEKPTVTPKDGKLVAIKITNHSYSNLTKDSYALPQKNSWTGDDLYFQPAAKGNFEWILTGITYCLENKVGLAYEDAKPTATNVHYKGQVYFYSEGTTDYEPASTFFVKTFYDGETKKTIYTSWEQMKNDFGNLPATEEEAGDLSQYEIVKYTNGICYYDAPIQHTGKNCTIIRNNWYKLTVTTINDLGWPSELPPTPSDPTKLIVTAKIQPWTIHNNNIGL, encoded by the coding sequence ATGAAAGTTAGAAATTTATTATTAGCAGGATTGGCAATGACAGCCATGGCAGCTTGTAACAACAATGATGAATTCATCGACAACAGCACTCAAACTGCCGGTGACAACGCAAGTATTAGAATTAGTTTTTTAGCATCTGAAGAAAACAAAAGCAGATCTGTTGCTGAAGATGGAACTAACCCTGGTAACAATGATGAATCTGAAATTAAAACAGCAACTATTGTATTAGATTACAACGGAACAAAACGAATAGTCAAAGAAAACATGACACTTAATGGTTCTCCGGATGAAAACAATGTAAGATTAGCAAGTACCGACGCATTTGTAGTATCAGCAGGAACAGCCACAATTTATGCATTTATCAATCCGACAGAAGCACTTAACGCAGCACTCTCCAACGGTACTGATTACAACAACTTAACTGTAGGAAAGCAAGCATGGGAAAATCTAAAATATCTCAGCACCACAATAGCTTCCAGCGGCAACTTTCTAATGAGCTGTGACAAAGGAGAAACAGTTGAAATCAAAGCAGGCAAAGAAGATAATACAGCCGAACTCGTGGTAAGCCGTGTTTCCGCAAAACTGGATGAACAGACAGATGCCAATCATGCTTTCGAATTAGAAAAGCCGACAGTGACTCCCAAAGATGGAAAACTGGTAGCCATAAAAATCACCAACCACTCTTATTCCAATTTAACAAAAGATTCATATGCATTGCCACAAAAAAACAGTTGGACAGGAGATGACCTTTATTTTCAACCCGCTGCTAAAGGAAATTTCGAATGGATTCTCACTGGCATTACATACTGTTTAGAAAACAAAGTAGGTTTAGCATATGAAGATGCAAAACCTACTGCAACTAACGTACATTACAAAGGACAAGTTTATTTCTACTCAGAAGGTACAACAGATTACGAACCTGCTTCCACATTCTTTGTTAAAACGTTCTATGATGGCGAAACTAAAAAGACAATTTACACATCATGGGAACAAATGAAGAATGATTTCGGCAATCTTCCTGCAACAGAAGAAGAAGCCGGAGATCTTAGCCAATATGAAATCGTCAAATATACAAATGGTATTTGTTATTACGATGCACCAATCCAACATACCGGCAAGAATTGTACTATCATACGAAATAACTGGTACAAGCTTACAGTTACCACAATTAACGATCTTGGTTGGCCGAGTGAACTTCCTCCTACCCCATCAGATCCAACCAAACTTATTGTAACAGCCAAAATACAACCTTGGACAATCCATAATAATAACATTGGTCTCTAA
- a CDS encoding DUF3868 domain-containing protein — protein MKNFLCILICLIPLLGGKAQTLYKNQIHTDNESITRSDNNRLTIRMDLILHENLKLASNNAATLTPYLEAEGQTKILPAIVIYGRKRQLVNQRTQQPPENAYTIMRHQRKQNQKINYLVQVPYEAWMQQANLKLNIDLCGCCDVVEESHGEMIAKLNIASLKIHPAIAYITPEAEGVKHRTIEGTAYLDFPVNKIIIYPEYRSNSTELAKIRASIDTVRNDKNTQLTGITIHGYASPEGSYANNTRLAKGRTQSLADYVNSYYNFDSRLISSKYTPEDWEGFRKFVENSTMDKKEDILLMIDNQKMDIDTKERNIARLIGPQAYQYLLAECYPALRHSNYTVNYTVRGFNLEESKEMIKKHPQLLSLQEIYLVAQSYEPGSEEFNYAFQVASVMFPDDPVANLNAAAMEIQQGGDLTSAKKHLAKANQEAAETINNLGVIALLEGNLDIAGKYFEAAKAAGLTTQADTNLIELNKKLNYPAK, from the coding sequence ATGAAAAATTTTCTATGTATACTCATTTGCCTGATCCCCCTATTAGGAGGAAAGGCGCAGACTCTTTACAAAAATCAAATACACACGGATAACGAATCGATCACGCGAAGTGACAATAATCGACTGACTATCCGCATGGATCTTATCCTGCACGAAAACCTGAAACTTGCCTCTAACAATGCCGCCACCCTGACACCCTACCTCGAAGCGGAAGGACAAACGAAAATATTGCCGGCTATCGTAATATATGGACGGAAACGCCAACTAGTAAATCAACGGACTCAACAGCCCCCCGAAAACGCTTATACTATCATGCGGCATCAACGAAAGCAAAACCAAAAGATTAATTATCTGGTTCAGGTTCCATACGAGGCTTGGATGCAACAGGCAAACCTAAAATTAAATATAGATTTGTGCGGCTGTTGTGATGTAGTAGAGGAAAGCCATGGAGAAATGATTGCGAAACTGAATATTGCATCATTAAAAATACATCCGGCAATAGCATATATCACTCCGGAAGCCGAAGGCGTGAAGCACCGGACCATAGAAGGAACCGCATATCTGGACTTCCCCGTAAACAAGATTATCATTTATCCGGAATACAGAAGTAATTCGACGGAGCTGGCAAAGATACGTGCAAGCATTGATACAGTACGCAATGACAAAAACACTCAGCTCACCGGCATCACGATACATGGTTATGCATCTCCCGAAGGAAGCTACGCCAACAATACCCGTCTGGCCAAAGGACGCACCCAGTCACTCGCAGACTATGTGAACAGTTACTACAACTTTGACAGTCGTCTCATTTCTTCTAAATATACCCCCGAAGACTGGGAGGGTTTCCGCAAGTTTGTTGAAAACTCAACAATGGATAAAAAGGAAGACATCCTACTTATGATAGATAATCAAAAGATGGATATTGACACCAAAGAACGCAATATAGCCAGATTGATAGGTCCGCAGGCTTACCAATATTTATTAGCCGAGTGTTATCCAGCCCTGCGTCATTCTAACTATACGGTAAATTATACGGTACGTGGTTTTAATCTCGAAGAATCCAAGGAAATGATCAAAAAACATCCTCAATTGCTAAGTTTACAGGAAATTTATCTCGTGGCACAAAGTTACGAACCCGGAAGTGAAGAGTTTAATTATGCTTTCCAGGTGGCTTCTGTCATGTTTCCCGACGACCCGGTTGCCAACCTAAATGCCGCTGCAATGGAAATCCAGCAAGGGGGAGATTTAACATCTGCCAAAAAACACCTGGCAAAAGCCAATCAAGAAGCGGCCGAAACAATAAACAATCTAGGAGTAATTGCCCTGCTGGAAGGAAATCTGGATATAGCCGGAAAATATTTCGAAGCAGCAAAAGCTGCCGGACTTACAACACAAGCGGACACAAACTTGATAGAATTGAACAAGAAACTAAACTATCCTGCAAAATAA
- a CDS encoding DUF3575 domain-containing protein, with the protein MKKKKIFALFAMLFTSTLLYSQAVGVKTNVIMDALKVINLGAEVSLNKKLTLDLYANYNPWKYKNQKMMKMLAFQPELRYWFCDKFNGHFVGVHLHGGVYQVAAIDMPWGIWPELKEHRFKGNFYGFGISYGYQWILSKHWNLEGNIGAGYARVKYEQYICKTCGEKVGEGHKNYVGPTKAAVSLIYLF; encoded by the coding sequence ATGAAAAAGAAGAAAATTTTTGCACTATTCGCAATGCTGTTTACCTCCACCTTATTATATAGTCAAGCGGTTGGAGTGAAAACAAATGTTATAATGGATGCGCTTAAAGTTATCAATCTTGGAGCTGAAGTAAGCTTGAACAAGAAATTAACTTTGGATTTGTATGCCAATTATAATCCCTGGAAATACAAAAATCAGAAGATGATGAAAATGTTGGCATTCCAACCAGAACTTCGTTATTGGTTCTGTGACAAATTCAACGGTCACTTCGTTGGTGTACATCTCCACGGAGGTGTCTATCAGGTGGCAGCTATCGATATGCCCTGGGGAATCTGGCCGGAATTAAAGGAACACCGTTTCAAAGGTAATTTCTACGGTTTCGGTATATCCTATGGCTACCAGTGGATTCTAAGTAAACACTGGAATCTGGAAGGGAACATTGGCGCAGGCTATGCGCGCGTCAAATATGAGCAATATATATGCAAGACTTGCGGAGAAAAAGTTGGCGAAGGACACAAAAACTATGTAGGACCGACTAAAGCTGCCGTCAGCCTGATTTATTTATTCTAA
- a CDS encoding DUF5033 domain-containing protein, producing the protein MKTIKFFFSCVVALVFTACSGAESDSIEDSSSNFESMISLYGIESAEQIGEVPSVTTEEMGSVLEALRRNNGVVQGCKVENTEGYYGTGNDKKTVMMTAEYQARTRGGSLIENFALCVSLNFTVDKKMVYYAGATYNCKTDLFLWKGQGASLSTTAEGDNVFTSTSYLYFRVSDQENCLVKVPVSFRGNYDFNAGKGEYSFVLSKIAQ; encoded by the coding sequence ATGAAAACTATTAAATTCTTTTTTTCATGTGTGGTTGCATTAGTGTTTACTGCATGTTCTGGTGCAGAAAGTGATAGTATTGAAGATAGCTCTTCGAACTTTGAGTCCATGATCTCTTTGTATGGCATTGAGTCTGCTGAGCAGATTGGTGAAGTACCTTCTGTGACAACAGAAGAGATGGGAAGTGTATTAGAAGCACTTCGCAGGAATAATGGTGTCGTTCAGGGATGTAAAGTGGAAAATACGGAAGGGTATTATGGAACCGGTAACGATAAGAAAACTGTAATGATGACGGCGGAGTATCAAGCTCGCACACGAGGTGGTTCTCTTATTGAGAATTTTGCATTATGTGTCTCATTGAACTTTACTGTAGATAAAAAGATGGTCTATTATGCAGGTGCTACTTACAATTGTAAAACGGACCTGTTTCTTTGGAAAGGCCAGGGGGCTTCTTTGTCAACTACGGCTGAAGGTGATAATGTGTTTACTTCTACTTCCTATCTTTATTTTCGTGTAAGTGATCAGGAAAATTGCCTGGTGAAGGTGCCTGTAAGTTTTAGGGGAAATTATGATTTTAATGCGGGTAAAGGGGAGTATAGTTTTGTTCTTTCTAAAATTGCTCAGTAG